Proteins from a genomic interval of Nitrosomonas sp.:
- a CDS encoding transposase: MLLKRQRDLGPMDEALLSGWVENYPDLYELHKAKEGFCDIWDQHYSRTEAINAFDLWINSIPESVFNYFDGMISTVRNWQIEAFNYFDHRVTNAYTESANNHIKSIAKQGRGYSFYVLRARVLFIGAKHKIRPKPFKQGVAEKTIGYALPDDLFINYSVEIPHEPDIS; this comes from the coding sequence CTGCTATTAAAGCGCCAACGGGACTTGGGGCCAATGGATGAGGCTTTGTTGAGTGGATGGGTGGAAAACTATCCCGATCTTTATGAACTTCATAAAGCGAAAGAGGGTTTTTGCGATATTTGGGATCAACACTACAGCCGAACTGAGGCTATTAATGCCTTTGATTTGTGGATTAACTCCATACCTGAGTCAGTTTTCAACTATTTTGATGGCATGATTTCAACCGTCAGAAATTGGCAGATTGAGGCGTTCAATTACTTCGATCATCGAGTAACTAACGCCTACACGGAATCGGCTAACAATCACATTAAATCAATAGCTAAGCAAGGACGGGGCTACAGCTTTTACGTATTGAGGGCCAGGGTATTGTTCATCGGCGCAAAACATAAAATTAGACCAAAACCATTTAAGCAGGGGGTAGCTGAAAAAACGATTGGTTATGCTCTGCCGGATGATCTGTTTATCAATTATAGCGTTGAAATTCCACATGAGCCCGACATTTCGTAA
- a CDS encoding antitoxin MazE family protein, translating to MGTTHVNARVQKHRDALRMAGLRPVQIWVPDTRHPGFAEECRRQSILVAQADSADMPMQQFMDDALADVEGWTE from the coding sequence ATGGGAACCACGCACGTAAATGCACGAGTTCAAAAGCACCGCGACGCGCTGCGCATGGCAGGACTACGTCCGGTGCAGATCTGGGTTCCGGACACACGCCACCCAGGCTTCGCGGAGGAGTGCCGCCGCCAATCCATTCTGGTGGCTCAGGCAGACAGCGCCGATATGCCCATGCAGCAGTTCATGGATGATGCCTTGGCAGACGTAGAGGGCTGG